In Malus sylvestris chromosome 16, drMalSylv7.2, whole genome shotgun sequence, the following are encoded in one genomic region:
- the LOC126609250 gene encoding uncharacterized protein LOC126609250 yields MERNNLVFRSVPPITARCVSITGSVGSAFFKANGKCDSKEALPISSFIKWHPPDRHDMIKLDFDGSVSNNCAAAAFVLRNSNSQVIGAGDLNLDGITISVAEAMGLREGLQCARRKGFTKVMVDEDSKLIIEVVQGHWGIPWRVSSIINDIRILTRSFSHVNWKHIFREATFVADALAHLGLSL; encoded by the coding sequence ATGGAAAGAAATAACTTGGTGTTCAGAAGTGTGCCCCCGATCACGGCGCGTTGTGTTTCTATCACCGGTAGTGTTGGTTCGGCTTTTTTCAAGGCTAATGGGAAGTGTGACTCCAAGGAGGCTTTACCTATCTCTTCCTTTATTAAATGGCATCCTCCTGACCGGCATGATATGATTAAACTCGATTTTGATGGTTCAGTTTCAAACAACTGTGCTGCTGCTGCCTTTGTGCTCCGTAACAGTAATTCACAGGTGATTGGGGCGGGGGATCTTAACCTTGATGGCATTACTATTTCGGTAGCAGAAGCGATGGGTTTGCGAGAAGGGCTCCAGTGTGCTAGGCGCAAGGGTTTCACCAAAGTGATGGTGGATGAGGACTCTAAACTCATCATTGAAGTTGTGCAAGGTCACTGGGGGATTCCTTGGAGAGTCAGCTCTATAATCAATGATATTCGTATCCTAACTCGGTCTTTTAGTCATGTTAATTGGAAGCACATTTTCAGGGAAGCAACCTTTGTTGCGGATGCTTTAGCTCACCTTGGCCTCTCCCTCTAG